A stretch of Carya illinoinensis cultivar Pawnee chromosome 14, C.illinoinensisPawnee_v1, whole genome shotgun sequence DNA encodes these proteins:
- the LOC122293925 gene encoding heat stress transcription factor B-4b-like: MAFTMDQSSEEMVFSVESQKSVPAPFLIKTYQLVDDTRTDHIVSWGEDETTFVVWRPPEFARDLLPNYFKHNNFSSFVRQLNTYGFKKIATDRWEFANEYFRKGAKHLLSEIHRRKNPQLHHQHYYHDHQAHQFFQPSGDQIGNWFESDPLPSPKPNTDILTALTEDNQRLRKKNFMLLSELAHMKNLYNDIIYFIQNHVKPVPYDQKSSDSSVPMLIDLDSSCQVQSFVGFQGFKNGSMGKSLVTNSTEERDHSTAAVKLFGVPLSGKKRLYSEKADHQPEVEFGV, encoded by the exons ATGGCTTTCACAATGGATCAGAGCAGTGAAGAGATGGTGTTCTCGGTAGAGTCTCAGAAGTCAGTGCCAGCACCATTCCTGATAAAGACATACCAGCTGGTGGATGACACTCGCACTGATCACATTGTGTCTTGGGGTGAAGATGAAACCACTTTTGTTGTGTGGAGGCCTCCAGAGTTTGCTAGAGATCTCCTCCCTAACTACTTCAAGCACAACAATTTCTCCAGTTTTGTTCGCCAACTTAATACCTAT GGCTTCAAAAAGATAGCTACAGATCGATGGGAATTTGCAAATGAGTACTTTAGAAAAGGTGCGAAGCACTTACTATCAGAGATCCACAGGAGAAAAAACCCTCAGCTCCATCACCAACACTACTACCACGACCATCAAGCACACCAATTTTTCCAACCTTCAGGTGATCAGATTGGTAATTGGTTTGAATCTGATCCATTGCCATCTCCAAAACCGAATACCGATATCCTCACAGCTCTTACCGAAGATAATCAAAGACTGAGGAAAAAAAACTTCATGCTCTTATCTGAACTTGCCCACATGAAGAATCTCTACAATGACATCATCTACTTCATTCAAAACCATGTAAAACCAGTACCCTATGATCAAAAAAGCAGTGATTCTTCTGTTCCAATGCTCATAGATTTGGATTCTTCATGTCAGGTTCAGAGTTTTGTGGGTTTTCAAGGTTTTAAAAATGGCAGCATGGGTAAGTCTTTGGTGACTAATTCAACAGAGGAAAGAGATCATAGCACCGCTGCTGTCAAGCTCTTTGGGGTCCCTCTCAGTGGCAAGAAGAGATTGTATTCAGAAAAGGCTGATCATCAACCAGAAGTGGAGTTTGGTGTCTGA